GTTAAGCACATGTGAAACTAAGTATGAATTCTCTTTGATTTCATTTTCTCTCTGTGCTAGTttcaaatttgatttgaaatgttTTAATCTCCCTTGAATTGCATCATATGAATCAAAAGTGTGTAGTCAAAATATGCAGAGAAAATAACTTTATGTGACTGTCATAAACTATGGTAGAACTCAAGTAAATGTGAGTGTTAttgtaaaatgaattaaaaatgatCTTCACTGATGAAATGTTTTGTTAATTTATATGACATCAAGTTTTTCAATGGTTCTATAATTAAAAATTGTAAGGAGAAAGCAATGGAGTTTTATGTAAAGGTTTCTTTAATTAGTGTATTTAAGTCTAGAAAAAATTATGAGGACCTAAGTGATTCTAATCACAAGATTGCTTAGATCTACTATATTTTGGTTGTATTTTTAGCAAATTTTAAAAAACTACAAGATACTGATAATTatgaaatttattatatttttcaggaACATTGAAGAGTCAATTTCATCACTCTACAAGTCTTAATATCCAAATCAAACACTTTGTTTTGGTTCCTCTTCTTTATCTTAGGTACTCATTTTAatctcaaaataatttttatacttTGAATTCATGTTCATTTGAGTCTTTAGTTTATGTGTGTTTTTGGAAATGATAAATAATCTTGGCCTCAATTAGTTAATGTTTTTTGTACTTTGAGTtcatgtttatttgcttttacaAATGACATTTATTAGTGTGCtagttatttttgaatttatctaTTATAACTTGCTTTACACCATAAGAAGGTACTGTTACTGTTTTCATTTTATTCATGGCTATCAAAATATcttataataaaaatagttttaaggGAGATTTTGAGAAAAATCAAACTTTTCATTTTTCCCTATAACTTAATTAAAACCAAACATGTTATAAGTATGTACATTATTTGTAGTTTGTTCTTTTACTTTCTTTATATTTTGATACTTTTAGTGTTAAATCAAAGACTACATTTTTGTTTTATTGAAATCTACAATTTTaagttatatattaaatattttatattttaaatgctTGAATGattttaattttctaaaaaaattataatagattCATCCAATTATGATTGATAAGAGTTGGATCGACAAACCCATAAAATCAAAAGAGTTTAAAGACGGAGTAGTCCAATTTTTGGACTTTGCCTTTTCCAACGCAGCAATCAATGGACAAATATTGTGTCCTTGTATTACATGCGGATTTAATCACTCGGGTAATAGAGTTGAAGTGTTTACTCATCTCCTTCGAAAGGGATTTCCTAGCAAGTACACATTTTGGAACATGCATGGGGAAAAAGAAGTTCAACCCAATGTTCAATCAACAGTCCAAGTAGATGCACCCCCAACTAGACAACATCCCATGCAAGATATGTTAAATGATGTCTTTGGAGTGGTATTTGATCAAGGAGTTCAAGACTCAGGGGCATCAAATATTCCTAATAGCGAGCACCCAATGATTTCAGAGGATATAAGTAATGAAGATTTGAACAAAGTTAAGGAGTTGATGGAAGATGGGAATCAAGAACTCTATCCTGGATGCACAAAATATAGCAAACTATCGTTCATTGTTCGTCTCTACCATATAAAAATTTTATGTGGTGCAACAGATAAAACATTTTCGATGATTATTGAGCTTCTAAATGATGTATTTCCCCATGCTAAACTACCGGCATCTTTCTATGAAGCAAAAAAGATGATCAAGAGGATAGGTTTGAGTTACAATAAGATACATGCTTGTCCAAATCATTGCATGTTGTATTGGGGATCACTAGAGGATGAGAAAAGAGATAAATGTAAAATATGTAATACATCTAGATGGAAGTCAGATGAAAATAATAGTTCTTCAAATGACGTGATGGAAGCTACAAAAAAGAAACAGAAACCGGCAAAAATATTGCGATATTTCCCACTTATTCCAAGGTTGCAGAGGTTGTACATGTCTTCTAAAACTGCAGAGTTATTGAAATGGCAAGCTATGGTGGCAAATCCTGATGGGTTATTAAGGCATCCTAGAGATAGTAAAGCATGGAAAGAGTTTGATTCCTTTTATCCAGAATTCTCTTTAGATCCTCGTAATGTTCGACTCGCATTAGCTACCGATGGTTTCAATCCATTTGGAACTTTAAGTTCTTCTAATAGCATCTGGCCTGTGATGTTGTATCTTTATAACTATCCACCATGGTATTGTATGAAACCCACTTCTCTTATCATGTCAATGATAATCCCTGGACCTAAGATGCCTGGAAACAAAATTGATGTTTACTTGCAGCCTCTAGTTGCGGAGTTAAATCAATTATGGATCGGTGTTGATGCTTATGATATCTCAACTAAAGAAATGTTTCAAATGCGAGCTGCATTGTTTTGTACAATTAGTGACTTTCCTGGTCTTGATAACTTATCTGGGTGGAATACACACACATTGCTTGCTTGTCCATCTTGTATGTTTGATACAAAATCTAAAAGGCTGAGATTTGGTAAGAAAAATTGTTTCATGGGTCACCGCCAATATTTACCCCCTGATCATAAGTATAGGTACAATACAAAATCTTTTGATGGATGTGAGGAACATAGTCTTGCCCCTCTTCAAATGTCAGGTTCAGATACACTACGGCAAATTGAGGAGTATCTCAAAAAGGCTCATGATGAGGGTACAAGTGAGGCAGGCCCACAACAATGGAAgaaaaaaagtatattttggaATCTACCTTATTGGGAGCATAATCTTATCCGACATTGCCTTGATATGATGCACATAGAAAAGAATGTATGTGACAATGTATTGTTCACGGTGCTTGATGACAAAATTCGAACAAAGGATAACCTTTCCGCTCGTAAAGACTTGCAAGTCATGGGGATTAGACCGAGTCTTCATCCATATCCAAATCCTAATTCCTCTAAATTTCCTCACTCATGCTTTAAAATGAAAAATAGGGAGAAAGACATGTTCCTAAAAATTCTTAAGGATGTGGTTTTTCCTGACAGTTACGCATCAAATATTTCTAGATGTGTTGATACTAAGAAACGCAAAATCTCTGGTCTAAAAAGTCATGATTCACACATTCTAATGGAACATCTTCTACCAATTGCTTTTAGAAAATCGCTTCCAAGAGAAGTTGCTTCAGTGTTAATTGAGTTATGTAACTACTTTAGGGAAATATCATCCAAGGTTCTAGATGTCAAGAATATTGAGAAACTACAACAACGAATTGCTCTGACCCTTTGCCATATGGAAATGATATTTCCACCTTCTTTTTTCACTGTTATGATTCATTTAGTCATTCATTTGGGAGAGGAAGCAATGATTGCTGGTCCAGTGCATTATAGATGGATGTATCCTGTTGAAaggtatattatatttttaataaattaatattaaagtttaatggttaagttttttttttggctCACATCATTTTATTTTAGGACCCTTGGCCATTTAAAATCATATGTCCGTAACAAAGCTACACCAGAAGGTTGCATAGCTGAAGGTTATATTATGGAAGAATGCCTTACATTCTGTTCAAGATATTTTGAAGATGGGGATATTGAAACAAGGTTCAATCGACCAAGACGCAATGACGATGATAATGGTGTCAATGCTAGTAGTGAATCTACTATCTTATCAAATATATTTCCAGCATTAGGTAAGCCTATTGGAGCCATCAAGATTGTTACCCTTTCACTCTTGGATAAGATACAAGCTCATCGTTACGTGTTAACTAATTGTGAATTAGTAGACAAATTTCGTGAGTAAGTTCTATAATCCTACTTGTGTTAATTTTTATACTAACCTGTTCAACATTTTTCttaataaaagaaattttttacTATATAGGAAGTGCAAAATTGAGGTCTCAAGGATGCATCGTGGAAAGAGAAATTCCTCTAAACTTGTGGAAGAATACGTTCACAAACATTTTCACGAGTGGTTTCAACAATATGTAAGGATATATGGTTTCACTTAAATTTTTCATCTCCAATATTCATGATATATACATGTGGTATAATTATTCTCAAAATATTATAGGTTGCAAGAAATGTTGATCCAGATATTTCTACTGAAATTAGTTGGCTTGCAAATGGACCAAATGACATTGCTAGGAGATTTAGTGGGTATAACATTCGTGGATTTAAGTTCCGAACAAAAAGGAAAGAGCAAGGTTTGAGAACTCAAAATAGTGGTGTTGTTATGTCAGCTATTACTAAGAGGTTTTCAACTACAGGGGAGCCTATTGAAAAATCAAGTGATGACATATACTATGGAAAATTGGATGATATCATAGAGCTTGATTACTATGGAAAGCTAAGGGTTGTGCTTTTCAAATGTGTTTGGGTAGATAATAGACCTAACAAGGGAATCAAGATAGATAAATTTGGAATATCGAGTGTTAATTTTTCTCGGTTGATACACACCGGTGTGAATGAATTAGATGAACCGTTCATCCTTGCAACTGATGCTAGAATGGTATATTATGTTGATGATCCatttgaagaaggttggtctTGTGTATGTCATATGAAGCCTAGAGACATATATGACATGGGAGATATTAACTTCATAGACTCTGAAGAAATGATAATGGAAGATATTCCTTTTTGTGAGCAAAATGTGGAGAACATAGAAGAACTACAATTAGTGCAAGAAGGTGACAATGAACAAGAATCAAATGTTAACATGGAAGAAAACGTACCCGATGGAACAAATATTGATGAAGATCATAATGGTTATAGTGATGAAAATGATAATGCGATGTTAGAGTAGTTCAATTATgaacttttttgagatttttaactCATTTGCTGTTTCATGAACTTTGTACTTTTTTTCTTATCCAATGAATTTTTCGTATTATGATTCATTTATAAAACATTTGCATTCCATGTTTTATCTTTTGTTAGCAAATATTGTGCAGATATTTGATTTAAGATGAAGCAAAAACGTAAGCGTTCAAGAAAAGATTTGTTGGAAAGGTTACAAGGAGGAGAAATTCAAATGAGTGTGGAAACTTTTCAAGATCAACATCAACAAAGTAACAAAAATCAATTCGATCCTTCCTCAAATTCAAATGAAGTTCAGCCACAAGAAAATATGAGCACGACTAATAGTCCGCAACAAGATGTCAACATGACTAATAGTCCATCCAGTGATGACACATTTGACCCTTCCTTAATTTCAAGTGATGTTCAACCACAACAAAAAAAGGATCCTCTACTTGTCAAAGTTAAAGGTAAAAGTATCATATTTGAATATCACCTTATTAGATGATGGTTGTTTTGTTAGAACATATTTActaaattttatttgtttctattGA
The Vicia villosa cultivar HV-30 ecotype Madison, WI linkage group LG6, Vvil1.0, whole genome shotgun sequence genome window above contains:
- the LOC131610996 gene encoding uncharacterized protein LOC131610996; this translates as MIDKSWIDKPIKSKEFKDGVVQFLDFAFSNAAINGQILCPCITCGFNHSGNRVEVFTHLLRKGFPSKYTFWNMHGEKEVQPNVQSTVQVDAPPTRQHPMQDMLNDVFGVVFDQGVQDSGASNIPNSEHPMISEDISNEDLNKVKELMEDGNQELYPGCTKYSKLSFIVRLYHIKILCGATDKTFSMIIELLNDVFPHAKLPASFYEAKKMIKRIGLSYNKIHACPNHCMLYWGSLEDEKRDKCKICNTSRWKSDENNSSSNDVMEATKKKQKPAKILRYFPLIPRLQRLYMSSKTAELLKWQAMVANPDGLLRHPRDSKAWKEFDSFYPEFSLDPRNVRLALATDGFNPFGTLSSSNSIWPVMLYLYNYPPWYCMKPTSLIMSMIIPGPKMPGNKIDVYLQPLVAELNQLWIGVDAYDISTKEMFQMRAALFCTISDFPGLDNLSGWNTHTLLACPSCMFDTKSKRLRFGKKNCFMGHRQYLPPDHKYRYNTKSFDGCEEHSLAPLQMSGSDTLRQIEEYLKKAHDEGTSEAGPQQWKKKSIFWNLPYWEHNLIRHCLDMMHIEKNVCDNVLFTVLDDKIRTKDNLSARKDLQVMGIRPSLHPYPNPNSSKFPHSCFKMKNREKDMFLKILKDVVFPDSYASNISRCVDTKKRKISGLKSHDSHILMEHLLPIAFRKSLPREVASVLIELCNYFREISSKVLDVKNIEKLQQRIALTLCHMEMIFPPSFFTVMIHLVIHLGEEAMIAGPVHYRWMYPVERTLGHLKSYVRNKATPEGCIAEGYIMEECLTFCSRYFEDGDIETRFNRPRRNDDDNGVNASSESTILSNIFPALGKPIGAIKIVTLSLLDKIQAHRYVLTNCELVDKFREKCKIEVSRMHRGKRNSSKLVEEYVHKHFHEWFQQYVARNVDPDISTEISWLANGPNDIARRFSGYNIRGFKFRTKRKEQGLRTQNSGVVMSAITKRFSTTGEPIEKSSDDIYYGKLDDIIELDYYGKLRVVLFKCVWVDNRPNKGIKIDKFGISSVNFSRLIHTGVNELDEPFILATDARMVYYVDDPFEEGWSCVCHMKPRDIYDMGDINFIDSEEMIMEDIPFCEQNVENIEELQLVQEGDNEQESNVNMEENVPDGTNIDEDHNGYSDENDNAMLE